The DNA region ATGTGAAGGACTCCATTTTTAGAACGGACAGCAAAACGAGCACGGCCAAAATCACAAACACGCGGTATCATAATGTGCCCACGCTGTTCAAAGGGTTTGCTTCCGGCAACACCAGCCAGTCCGGCAATACGAAGTATTAGAGGCGGCTGTCCCGGAGCATTTTGTAAATACTCCAATACACCCCGGGAATAACGACAAAAAGGGCCTTATTTTCCCGAAAAAAGGGGGCCTGCAGAAATAGAGGAATTTATTGTCCCTATTTGAATAAGGTGAGGGCAACCAGGTGCTTTTTCCCATCCTAGTCCCAAAATAACGACATGAATTCCCTCTATTTTGCGCAGAAGCGAGCAAATCTCGAAAATAACGGCACAAATGGTCTCTATTGCCAACAGAGGCTCGGCGGCGACGATTTCGCTGGCGACGACCAGCGAACCGGCCTCGGCGACCCCGCGAAATCCGCCGCCGATGCCTCCGGGTTTGCGCAAAAAGGGAGCGCTGGAGAAATTCCTCCGGCGGTCTTTTTCGATCAAAAAATTACACTCCGGCGGCGCTGATCCAGGCATCCGCGATCAGCCCGTGTCCCGCTGCCGAAGGGTGGACGCCGTCCGGCGCCCAGTAAGCCGGCTCCGCTTTGGCGGAAGCCGCCGCAAACAAGCCGTCGAGCGGAACCAGGATCGCTTCGAATTCGCGGGCCAGCTCGCGCACGATGGCGATCTTCGGATCAAGGTCAGCGCGCCACTGTTTGCGGTCCTCCGGAACCGGCAGCACAAACGGCTCCAGCAAAATCAGCTTCGCGTCCAGCCGCTCCTTGGCGCGCTCCAAGATGTTGCGGTATAACGCCGCAAATTGCTCCGCGCTCGTCGCGTCGTTCGAATCGTACCGCCGCCAGGTGTCGTTAATGCCGATCAGGATCGATACCCAGGTTGGTTTGAGGTCAAGGCAATCCCGGTCCCAGCGGTTTTTCAGATCGATGGCCCGGTTTCCGCTGATGCCGCGGTTTACAAAGGCAAGGTTTTTCTCCGGGAACAAATGTCCCAGCCGCGAAGCCACCATCAGCGGATAGCCGAAGCCCAGCGAGGCGCTGTCCTCGTAATTCCGCCCGCAGTCGGTAATGCTGTCTCCTTGAAACAATACGACGTCGTTCTCCTTAAAAATCATGCGTGACTGTTACTCCTTTCGTTTCCCCAGGGTTAGTCCGGCTTTCGGAGCGGATCTTATGTAAGCGTTGTCGATTCTGGGCTGGCAAACCGCCCGCTGTCGTACGCATTTATTATAAGCCATTTGCCGGCTTGCCGGAATACGGCGATTTTCGGACAATTACAGGGCGGTTGCCGGGCAACCGCCGGTGCGATCGCCCTATTCTTCCGCGTCTGCGGCGGCGATCGCAAACGTCACCACCGCTCCGCCGTCCTCCGCGTTGCCGGCTTTGATCCAGCCCCCGTGGCTTTCAACCAGCCGCTTGGCGATGTAAAGTCCCAGGCCGGAATGGCCTTCCGCCTGCCCGCGCGCTTTGTCGGCCCGGTAAAAACGCGCAAACACCTTTTTCTCCTCCCCGGGTTTAAAGCCGGGACCGGTATCCCGAATCCGATAAAGAACCTGCCGCTCTTGGGTTTTGAGACCGACTTCGATGCGCCCGCCTTCCGATGCGTAAGAAATGCTGTTGGAAATGATATTGCCGAGTATCCGCTCCAGCTTCTCCGTATCGATCCGGTATACTCCATCGGCCCCTTCCGGGTGAAAGAGAAGGCGAATCCCCTTGTCCCTGGCGGCCGGTTCGAATTG from Paenibacillus macerans includes:
- a CDS encoding SGNH/GDSL hydrolase family protein, coding for MIFKENDVVLFQGDSITDCGRNYEDSASLGFGYPLMVASRLGHLFPEKNLAFVNRGISGNRAIDLKNRWDRDCLDLKPTWVSILIGINDTWRRYDSNDATSAEQFAALYRNILERAKERLDAKLILLEPFVLPVPEDRKQWRADLDPKIAIVRELAREFEAILVPLDGLFAAASAKAEPAYWAPDGVHPSAAGHGLIADAWISAAGV